The following are encoded in a window of Arthrobacter sp. NicSoilB4 genomic DNA:
- the purQ gene encoding phosphoribosylformylglycinamidine synthase subunit PurQ, giving the protein MTELPLIGEAIAVAAHPQLAGAKIGVVTFPGTLDDRDAVRAVRLAGATPVALWHADTTLGDVDAVVIPGGFSYGDYLRAGAISRFAPLMSRIIDAANSDAKLPVLGICNGFQILTESHLLPGSMIKNDHLKFMCRDQVLRVENNTTAWTGDYAVGQEITVPLKNQDGQYIADEKTLDALEAEGRVVFRYVGWNPNGSRRDIAGISNAAGNVVGLMPHPEHAVEAGFGPEDGSGTEGLGFFTSVLNKIVGDNK; this is encoded by the coding sequence ATGACTGAACTCCCCCTGATCGGCGAGGCCATCGCCGTCGCGGCCCACCCGCAGCTCGCTGGTGCGAAGATCGGCGTCGTTACCTTCCCCGGCACCCTGGACGACCGCGACGCCGTCCGTGCGGTCCGCCTGGCCGGCGCCACGCCCGTGGCCCTCTGGCACGCAGACACCACCCTCGGCGACGTCGACGCCGTCGTCATTCCCGGCGGTTTTTCCTACGGCGACTACCTCCGCGCCGGGGCCATCTCCCGGTTCGCGCCGCTGATGTCCAGGATCATCGACGCCGCCAACTCGGACGCCAAGCTGCCGGTCCTGGGCATCTGCAACGGTTTCCAGATCCTCACCGAATCGCACCTGCTGCCCGGTTCGATGATCAAGAACGACCACCTGAAGTTCATGTGCCGCGACCAGGTCCTGCGCGTGGAGAACAACACCACCGCCTGGACCGGCGACTATGCCGTCGGCCAGGAAATCACTGTGCCGCTGAAGAACCAGGACGGCCAGTACATCGCCGACGAGAAGACCCTGGACGCCCTGGAGGCGGAGGGGCGGGTGGTGTTCCGCTACGTCGGCTGGAACCCCAACGGCTCGCGCCGCGACATCGCCGGCATCTCCAACGCCGCGGGCAACGTGGTGGGCCTCATGCCGCACCCGGAGCACGCCGTGGAGGCAGGGTTCGGCCCCGAAGACGGCTCCGGCACCGAAGGCCTCGGCTTCTTCACCTCTGTACTGAACAAGATCGTGGGAGACAACAAATGA
- the purS gene encoding phosphoribosylformylglycinamidine synthase subunit PurS, with amino-acid sequence MPRIVVDVMPKPEILDPQGKAIVGALPRLGFTAFSAVRQGKRFELTVDGEVTEEILAQARNAAETLLSNPVIEDVVNVEVVEA; translated from the coding sequence ATGCCCCGGATCGTTGTCGACGTCATGCCCAAGCCCGAGATTCTCGACCCGCAGGGGAAGGCCATCGTGGGTGCACTCCCCCGGCTGGGCTTCACCGCTTTTAGCGCTGTCCGCCAGGGGAAGCGCTTTGAACTCACCGTCGACGGCGAGGTGACCGAGGAGATCCTGGCCCAGGCCCGGAACGCCGCGGAAACCCTGCTGTCCAACCCGGTCATCGAGGACGTCGTCAACGTCGAGGTCGTCGAGGCCTGA